A genomic window from Glaciihabitans sp. INWT7 includes:
- a CDS encoding ABC transporter permease: MSVAEMILSALRGITANKLRSILTLLGVMIGVASVILLLAVGNGSAQTVNSAISQLGTNTLTVRPTGGSSAGSTKQITTAVGQQIQAARLGHVKEVIPQVSGSLTVASTTASETSISVIGTTPAYFTVGTNSVSSGSAFTAADVTASAKNAVIGQTLATQLFPSGSPLGQQVTVGGTPLTIVGILAQQGSVGFNDPNSVIIAPISRIQASFTGYGAVSSLTVEAKSSDAVSAAQGEVEVMLNQLLGTTTANEPYTIINQGSLLQTAATSAASFTVLLGAVAAISLLVGGIGVTNVMLVTVTERTREIGIRKALGATRGAILGQFLAEAATLTLLGGVLGVIAALIGAQFPINGTQPVVLSYSIPLALGVSVAIGVFFGVYPAARAAAMRPIQALRAI; the protein is encoded by the coding sequence GTGAGTGTCGCCGAGATGATCCTCTCCGCCCTTCGCGGCATCACGGCGAACAAGCTGCGATCGATCCTCACCCTGCTGGGCGTGATGATCGGTGTCGCCTCCGTGATCCTGCTCCTCGCGGTGGGCAATGGCTCCGCTCAGACCGTGAACTCCGCCATCTCCCAACTGGGCACGAACACCCTCACCGTTCGCCCGACGGGGGGAAGCAGCGCGGGATCGACGAAACAGATCACCACGGCGGTCGGCCAACAGATCCAGGCGGCGAGACTCGGGCACGTGAAGGAGGTGATCCCTCAGGTGTCGGGGAGCCTGACCGTGGCGTCAACGACAGCCTCCGAGACCTCGATCTCGGTGATCGGCACGACGCCCGCCTACTTCACTGTCGGCACGAATTCGGTGTCCTCCGGCTCGGCCTTCACCGCGGCCGACGTCACCGCCTCGGCGAAGAATGCGGTGATCGGGCAGACGCTGGCCACGCAACTGTTCCCCTCTGGTTCGCCCCTCGGCCAACAGGTGACCGTGGGGGGAACCCCGTTGACCATCGTCGGGATCCTCGCCCAACAGGGCAGCGTCGGATTCAACGACCCCAACTCGGTGATCATCGCCCCGATCAGTCGCATCCAGGCCTCGTTCACCGGATACGGCGCGGTCAGCTCGCTCACCGTCGAGGCGAAGAGCTCGGATGCGGTCTCGGCGGCCCAGGGTGAGGTCGAGGTGATGCTCAACCAACTACTCGGAACGACCACGGCGAATGAGCCGTACACGATCATCAACCAGGGTTCCCTGTTGCAGACAGCGGCGACCAGCGCGGCGAGCTTCACGGTGCTCCTGGGCGCCGTCGCGGCGATCAGCCTGCTGGTCGGGGGCATCGGGGTGACGAATGTGATGCTCGTGACCGTCACCGAGCGCACCCGCGAGATCGGCATCCGCAAGGCCCTGGGGGCGACTCGCGGGGCGATCCTTGGACAGTTCCTCGCCGAGGCGGCGACGCTGACTCTGCTCGGGGGAGTGCTCGGAGTCATCGCCGCCCTGATCGGGGCACAGTTTCCCATCAACGGCACCCAGCCGGTCGTGCTGTCGTATTCGATCCCGCTGGCGCTCGGGGTCTCCGTCGCCATCGGCGTGTTCTTCGGGGTCTATCCCGCGGCGCGCGCCGCCGCGATGCGACCCATCCAGGCGCTGCGGGCGATCTGA
- a CDS encoding ABC transporter ATP-binding protein — translation MSLYEDRAAHPVVQLADITQVYGTGDAAVHALRGVSLDVAQGDYVAIMGPSGSGKSTLMNVLGCLDVASSGTYTLAGNDVKTLDENALARIRNQQIGFVFQSFNLVPRMSALANVELPLVYARVGRAERRERALEALDSVGLASRASHQPQELSGGQQQRVAIARALVTSPTLVLADEPTGNLDSTSTDEILEMFNLLALEGRTIIVITHEAHVAEQSHRVITLSDGLIVADRTSARIHAAGVRP, via the coding sequence ATGTCGCTCTACGAAGACCGCGCCGCGCATCCCGTCGTGCAGCTGGCCGACATCACCCAGGTCTACGGCACCGGGGACGCCGCCGTGCACGCACTGCGCGGCGTCAGTCTCGACGTGGCGCAGGGCGATTACGTGGCGATTATGGGACCGTCCGGATCGGGCAAGTCCACCCTGATGAACGTGCTCGGATGCCTGGATGTCGCATCATCCGGCACGTACACCCTTGCCGGCAACGACGTGAAGACACTCGACGAGAACGCCCTGGCCCGCATCCGCAACCAGCAGATCGGCTTCGTGTTCCAGTCATTCAACCTGGTGCCGCGGATGTCGGCGCTCGCCAACGTGGAACTGCCTCTCGTCTACGCCCGGGTCGGCCGCGCGGAACGACGGGAGCGTGCCCTGGAAGCCCTCGACTCGGTCGGGCTCGCATCCCGCGCCAGCCACCAACCCCAGGAGCTGTCGGGAGGGCAACAGCAGCGCGTCGCCATCGCGCGAGCTCTCGTCACCTCACCGACGCTCGTACTCGCCGACGAACCGACCGGAAACCTCGACAGCACCTCGACCGACGAGATCCTCGAGATGTTCAACCTGCTGGCGCTCGAGGGGCGCACGATCATCGTCATCACCCACGAAGCTCATGTCGCCGAACAGTCCCACCGGGTGATCACCCTCAGCGACGGCCTCATCGTGGCCGACCGCACCTCGGCACGCATCCACGCTGCGGGGGTGCGACCGTGA
- a CDS encoding efflux RND transporter periplasmic adaptor subunit: MTIRKPVVINSVLAVVIIGALVGAYFFVFPVADASSTATQLTSTVQQGVVSNTITASGSVSPVSEATASFAVSGTIATVDVSLGQTVTAGQVLGTLQTAPLQQTVNNDSSLYSQAKSQYANAVSALTATESAPTTPNTSAAQTVSSINSAKQQVATALNQVTTSSQNLARDEANLAAATLSSPIAGLVVSLSGSVGQASGSGSASSSSSGSGSGTGTASVGTSTGASSAASSGFATIADVSAMTVSASIAEADIAAVTVGQKAVVTFPAVPGETADATVTAIAPTATTSNSVVTYATTITLAAIPAGLRLGQTASVAITTKSSAADALYVPAAAITTANGVSTVKVVGSTGKVTPVTVTLGIVGNAGTQVLTGLKAGQTVSLGVVVPTTTGTAGTGRTGFGGGGGGFGTRTGTGGGGFGGAGTGGGTTGGTGNRGGN; encoded by the coding sequence ATGACAATTCGCAAACCCGTGGTGATCAACAGCGTGCTCGCCGTGGTGATCATCGGCGCACTCGTCGGCGCCTATTTCTTCGTGTTCCCGGTCGCCGACGCTTCGAGCACGGCGACCCAGCTCACCTCTACCGTGCAGCAGGGAGTGGTCAGCAACACCATCACGGCGAGCGGATCGGTGTCGCCCGTGTCGGAGGCGACCGCCTCCTTCGCCGTCTCGGGCACGATCGCCACGGTGGATGTCTCGCTGGGCCAGACCGTCACCGCCGGCCAGGTGCTCGGCACCCTGCAGACCGCGCCACTGCAGCAGACCGTCAACAACGACTCCTCGCTGTACTCGCAAGCCAAGTCCCAATACGCCAACGCGGTGTCGGCACTCACCGCCACCGAGTCTGCGCCGACGACTCCCAACACCTCCGCGGCCCAGACCGTCTCGAGCATCAACAGTGCAAAGCAGCAGGTGGCCACCGCTCTCAACCAGGTGACGACGAGCTCCCAGAACCTGGCAAGGGATGAGGCGAATCTGGCGGCCGCGACGCTCAGCTCTCCGATCGCGGGGCTGGTGGTCTCGCTCAGCGGTTCGGTCGGGCAGGCTTCGGGCTCCGGGTCGGCCTCTTCGTCGTCATCCGGATCGGGATCCGGCACCGGAACGGCGTCGGTCGGCACGTCGACCGGGGCTTCCTCCGCTGCAAGCTCCGGCTTCGCCACGATCGCCGATGTCTCGGCGATGACCGTGAGCGCCAGTATCGCCGAGGCGGACATCGCCGCGGTCACCGTCGGACAGAAGGCGGTGGTGACCTTCCCGGCCGTGCCGGGCGAGACGGCCGACGCCACGGTCACGGCGATCGCACCGACCGCGACGACGAGCAACTCGGTGGTGACCTATGCGACCACCATCACCCTCGCCGCGATCCCCGCCGGCCTGCGGCTCGGCCAGACGGCCTCGGTCGCGATCACCACGAAGAGCTCCGCAGCGGATGCGCTCTACGTTCCGGCGGCCGCGATCACCACCGCGAACGGAGTGTCGACGGTCAAGGTCGTCGGCAGCACCGGCAAGGTCACCCCGGTCACCGTGACCCTCGGTATCGTCGGCAACGCGGGAACGCAGGTTCTCACCGGGCTGAAGGCGGGCCAGACGGTCTCGCTCGGTGTGGTCGTCCCCACGACGACCGGCACCGCCGGCACGGGTCGCACCGGTTTCGGGGGCGGAGGCGGCGGCTTCGGAACCCGCACGGGTACCGGAGGCGGCGGATTCGGCGGCGCCGGCACCGGCGGCGGTACCACTGGCGGCACCGGCAACCGGGGCGGAAACTGA
- a CDS encoding MFS transporter, whose protein sequence is MTTETSTAIPPTEPIPVLLERPRWRATFDSLRVFNYRLYVISQVLSNTSGWMQKIATDWLVNELTHNVALVGVTVFLQFAPVLLFGVWGGVIADRVDKRRLMMVTQSTTALLCAVLGALTIAGVVEVWQVWGVAFLLGMVAVIEGPARSAFVNEMVGHRRLRNAISLNASIFHLGGLLGPAISGVLIVLVGSGWSISVNAVAAIVVVVTLGCMRVRELLPSPRANRSKGQIREGVKYVIGKPTIFWPMVMLAFVSTFGMTLPVLLVAFADNVYQTGAAGYGLYSSAAAVGALTGAVLSTRRMNVRLRTIMFAAGLFGLALVLAGNSPWEPLFLVFLVGIGVTRLLFATGAESIVQLSTNRAIRGRVMSLYSMVMLGGQALGGPISGAIADRFGVQAAMTIAGVVPAVAAIVIAIVLARSGRLALRIRIRRSGRFVAIEQRGRAA, encoded by the coding sequence GTGACCACCGAGACGTCCACCGCCATCCCGCCAACCGAACCGATCCCGGTGCTGCTCGAACGACCACGCTGGCGCGCCACCTTCGATTCGCTCCGGGTCTTCAACTACCGCCTGTACGTGATCTCGCAGGTGCTCTCCAACACCTCTGGCTGGATGCAGAAGATCGCGACCGACTGGCTCGTCAATGAGTTGACACATAACGTCGCTCTCGTGGGTGTGACCGTATTCCTGCAGTTCGCCCCCGTTCTGCTCTTCGGGGTCTGGGGCGGGGTCATCGCCGACCGGGTCGACAAGCGGCGACTGATGATGGTGACCCAGTCCACGACGGCGCTCCTCTGCGCGGTTCTCGGTGCTCTGACGATCGCCGGAGTCGTGGAGGTCTGGCAGGTGTGGGGGGTCGCCTTCCTGCTCGGGATGGTCGCCGTCATCGAAGGACCCGCGCGCTCGGCCTTCGTCAACGAGATGGTCGGGCATCGCCGCCTGCGCAACGCCATCAGCCTCAACGCGTCGATCTTCCACCTCGGCGGGCTGCTCGGTCCGGCGATCAGCGGCGTGCTCATCGTGCTGGTCGGCTCCGGCTGGTCGATCAGCGTCAACGCGGTCGCGGCCATCGTGGTGGTGGTGACCCTCGGCTGCATGCGGGTGCGCGAGTTGCTGCCCTCGCCGCGGGCCAACCGGTCGAAGGGCCAGATCCGCGAGGGCGTGAAATACGTGATCGGCAAGCCGACCATCTTCTGGCCGATGGTGATGCTGGCTTTCGTGTCGACCTTCGGGATGACCCTCCCCGTGCTGCTTGTCGCCTTCGCCGACAACGTCTACCAGACCGGTGCGGCGGGATACGGGCTCTACAGCTCCGCCGCGGCGGTGGGCGCACTCACCGGTGCCGTGTTGTCGACGCGACGGATGAACGTGAGACTGCGCACCATCATGTTCGCCGCCGGCCTCTTCGGCCTCGCGCTGGTACTCGCCGGTAACTCCCCCTGGGAGCCGCTCTTCCTCGTCTTCCTCGTGGGGATCGGCGTCACCCGACTGCTCTTCGCCACCGGCGCCGAATCGATAGTGCAGCTCTCCACCAACCGGGCAATCCGGGGCCGGGTGATGTCCCTCTACTCCATGGTGATGCTCGGCGGCCAGGCACTCGGAGGACCGATCAGCGGCGCCATCGCCGATCGTTTCGGGGTGCAGGCCGCGATGACGATCGCCGGAGTGGTTCCGGCGGTCGCCGCGATCGTCATCGCGATAGTGCTTGCGCGGTCGGGTCGCCTGGCGCTGCGCATCCGCATCCGCCGGTCCGGCAGGTTCGTCGCGATCGAACAGCGGGGCCGGGCGGCCTGA
- a CDS encoding LysR substrate-binding domain-containing protein: MFDPVLLRTFVTVAETLNFTVTGQLLGLSQPTVSQHIRKLEVAAGRNLVLRDTREVRLTDNGDAMLGFARSILAAHDQASSYFTGSAMRGRLRFGSADDLALTQLPQILRDFRQLYPHINLELTVNQSGFLTRRLLAGQLDLVFVKQEPDIPGGRLVRRDRLVWVGHRNLSLEAGQPVPLIAYQSPSLSRTAAITALESAGRTWRITCNVREINGVLAATRAGIGIAAFPQSLIPPDLVHLPSSFALPELGDIDFRLLDNPTSAREPIDALVAAIVARQSQVSPGP; the protein is encoded by the coding sequence ATGTTCGATCCGGTGCTGCTCCGCACCTTCGTCACGGTGGCGGAGACGCTCAACTTCACGGTCACGGGCCAGCTGCTCGGCCTGAGCCAGCCGACGGTGAGCCAGCACATCCGCAAGCTCGAGGTGGCCGCCGGGCGTAACCTCGTGCTGCGCGACACCCGTGAGGTTCGCCTCACAGACAACGGCGATGCGATGCTCGGCTTCGCCCGATCGATCCTCGCCGCACACGACCAGGCCTCGAGCTACTTCACCGGCTCGGCGATGCGCGGGCGGCTGCGGTTCGGCTCGGCCGACGATCTCGCTCTCACCCAGCTCCCGCAGATCCTGCGCGACTTCAGGCAGCTGTATCCCCACATCAACCTCGAGCTCACCGTGAACCAGAGCGGATTCCTCACCCGTCGGCTGCTCGCGGGCCAACTCGACCTCGTCTTCGTGAAACAGGAACCGGACATCCCCGGTGGTCGCCTCGTTCGGCGCGACCGGCTGGTGTGGGTCGGGCATCGAAACCTCAGTCTCGAAGCCGGCCAACCCGTGCCGCTCATCGCCTACCAGTCACCGAGCCTCAGTCGCACCGCGGCGATCACCGCACTCGAGTCGGCCGGACGCACCTGGCGCATCACCTGCAATGTGAGGGAGATCAACGGGGTGCTCGCCGCGACCCGTGCCGGAATCGGGATCGCCGCGTTTCCGCAGAGCCTGATCCCGCCCGACCTCGTGCACCTTCCGAGCTCTTTCGCGCTGCCGGAGCTCGGCGACATCGACTTCCGACTGCTCGACAACCCGACATCCGCCCGCGAACCGATCGACGCCCTCGTGGCCGCCATCGTGGCGCGGCAGAGCCAGGTCTCGCCGGGTCCCTAG
- a CDS encoding ATP-dependent DNA helicase, which yields MTEAPYVSADDIADALGRPRPTAQQRRVIESPLAPALVVAGAGSGKTETMANRVLWLLANGRVAAGQILGLTFTRKAAGELSLRIRERIDQLHRAGLLAEDYDEFDPPTVTTYNSFSNRIYRDNAILLGRESDGPVLGEASSWQLARTIVIGSTDDRLPGLGKSVDTVTKAVLDLAHSMSENLVDPTDVTNFASRFAGLVELPPGGRGAYEDVAVLASTVGALPVLVDLAARFDEAKVRRGFVEYSDQVSLALTIVRDVPRIADELREQYRVVLLDEYQDTSVVQTLLLSELFAGLPVMAVGDPNQSIYGWRGASAANLDGFARQFDAAPDGQFALTTSWRNGHDILAVANALVEPFRGGGAASRTGVDRLEAGASATAVPVRVVVEETLPEEAEAAARWLRERLDVPHGSTPPTAAMLFRARKTQGAFIEALRRNGVKFHVLGIGGLMAEPEIADLVSALAVVNDPTAGSELVRLLSGSRWRLGAKDLHGLGRVASWLRDRDYAQRRLDDDVKEALRASVAEAEGGSIVEALDFIATARAGHSQLDRFSPVGLERLRDAGRTFARLRARAGLDLLDFVTFVEQDLMLDIEVAANETRSLGAANMEAFFDALGGYLAVDESASLGGFLSWLREAEWRDNIAPRPEDPEPGTVQLLTIHGSKGLEWDLVVVPRLVEGELPGSPREGSNGWLGFGMLPYDFRGDAAELPRFDWTSAATRKELLDSRALFKAEVKERHDEEERRLAYVAVTRARHSLLLTASFWATQSSPRRPSAFLRELEAGGVIGALPLESEHTDNPLGDEANLFRWPMDPLGGRRAAVEAAARLVRESVPGAEGSWGVELTLLLEERQRRIDAAGVVDLPTRVSASRFKDFVSDPAGVAASLRRPMPERPYRATRLGTLFHEWVEQRYGIHGTAEELDALSVELDVDESVPGDRVDPDGLATLRQTFERSEFATLTPEEVEIEIHLILDGEVIVCKLDAVYRVDGRYRVVDWKTGKAPRDAADLESKQLQLALYRQAFAEWKGIDPLLIDAVFYYVTEDRIIRPERIYDRDELVALWRTVAR from the coding sequence GTGACTGAGGCGCCGTACGTTTCGGCGGACGACATCGCGGATGCCCTCGGCAGACCTCGGCCGACCGCCCAGCAGCGCCGGGTGATCGAGTCCCCGCTCGCACCGGCGCTGGTCGTCGCCGGCGCGGGAAGCGGCAAGACCGAGACCATGGCGAACCGCGTGCTCTGGCTGCTCGCCAATGGCCGGGTGGCGGCGGGGCAGATCCTCGGACTCACCTTCACCCGCAAGGCAGCGGGGGAACTCTCCCTGCGCATCCGGGAGCGCATCGACCAGCTGCATCGCGCCGGGCTGCTCGCGGAGGATTACGACGAGTTCGATCCGCCGACCGTCACGACCTACAACTCCTTCTCCAACCGGATCTACCGCGACAACGCCATCCTGCTCGGGCGGGAGAGCGACGGGCCGGTGCTCGGCGAGGCATCCTCATGGCAGCTGGCCCGCACGATCGTGATCGGTTCGACCGACGACCGCCTTCCGGGCCTCGGCAAGAGTGTCGACACCGTGACGAAGGCGGTGCTCGACCTCGCTCACTCGATGAGCGAGAACCTCGTCGACCCCACGGATGTCACGAACTTCGCCTCCCGATTCGCCGGGCTCGTCGAACTGCCGCCGGGAGGCCGGGGTGCCTACGAGGACGTCGCCGTGCTCGCATCCACCGTCGGGGCGCTTCCCGTGCTCGTCGACCTGGCGGCCCGGTTCGACGAGGCGAAGGTGCGAAGGGGGTTCGTCGAATACTCCGACCAGGTCTCGCTCGCCCTGACCATCGTGCGTGACGTTCCGCGTATCGCCGACGAACTCCGTGAGCAATACCGGGTCGTGCTGCTCGACGAGTACCAGGACACGAGCGTGGTGCAGACCCTGCTGCTCTCCGAACTCTTCGCCGGCCTGCCCGTGATGGCGGTCGGTGATCCCAACCAGTCGATCTATGGATGGCGCGGGGCGAGTGCCGCGAATCTGGACGGCTTCGCCCGCCAGTTCGACGCCGCTCCCGACGGGCAGTTCGCGCTCACCACCTCCTGGCGCAACGGGCACGACATCCTCGCCGTCGCCAACGCGTTGGTGGAACCCTTCCGCGGCGGCGGTGCAGCATCCCGCACCGGCGTCGATCGACTGGAGGCGGGGGCTTCGGCGACCGCCGTGCCGGTGAGGGTCGTCGTGGAGGAGACCCTTCCCGAGGAGGCGGAAGCCGCCGCCCGATGGCTGCGGGAGCGTCTGGACGTGCCTCACGGCAGCACTCCGCCCACCGCCGCGATGTTGTTTCGCGCGCGCAAGACGCAGGGTGCATTCATCGAAGCGCTGCGGCGCAACGGCGTGAAGTTCCACGTGCTCGGCATCGGTGGCCTGATGGCCGAGCCCGAGATCGCCGACCTTGTCTCGGCGCTCGCCGTGGTGAACGACCCGACCGCCGGCTCTGAACTGGTGAGGTTGCTCTCCGGATCGCGCTGGCGCCTCGGAGCGAAAGACCTGCACGGCCTCGGCCGGGTGGCCTCCTGGCTGCGGGACCGGGACTATGCCCAGCGCAGGCTCGACGATGACGTGAAGGAAGCGCTGCGGGCATCCGTCGCCGAAGCGGAGGGCGGGTCGATCGTCGAGGCCCTCGATTTCATCGCGACGGCACGGGCCGGGCACAGCCAGCTCGATCGGTTCAGCCCGGTGGGCCTCGAACGACTGAGGGATGCCGGCCGCACCTTCGCCCGGCTAAGAGCCCGCGCGGGACTCGACCTGCTCGACTTCGTCACCTTCGTCGAGCAGGATCTGATGCTGGACATCGAGGTCGCCGCCAATGAGACCCGATCGCTCGGTGCCGCGAACATGGAGGCTTTCTTCGACGCCCTCGGCGGCTATCTGGCCGTCGACGAGTCAGCCAGTCTCGGAGGATTCCTGTCCTGGCTCCGCGAGGCGGAGTGGCGCGACAACATCGCGCCGCGCCCGGAGGATCCCGAGCCGGGCACGGTGCAGCTGCTCACCATCCACGGGTCGAAAGGTCTGGAATGGGATCTCGTGGTGGTTCCGCGTCTCGTGGAGGGCGAGCTGCCTGGCTCCCCTCGCGAGGGATCGAACGGATGGCTCGGCTTCGGCATGCTGCCCTACGACTTCCGCGGCGATGCCGCGGAGCTGCCGCGTTTCGACTGGACGTCGGCAGCCACTCGCAAGGAACTCCTCGACAGCCGCGCGCTTTTCAAAGCCGAAGTGAAGGAGCGCCACGACGAGGAGGAGCGCCGCCTCGCCTACGTCGCCGTCACCCGGGCGCGGCACTCCCTGCTGCTCACGGCATCCTTCTGGGCGACCCAGTCCAGCCCACGACGTCCGAGCGCATTCCTGCGGGAGCTCGAGGCCGGGGGAGTGATCGGTGCGCTACCGCTCGAGAGTGAGCACACGGACAACCCCCTCGGCGACGAAGCGAACCTGTTCCGCTGGCCGATGGATCCCCTGGGCGGCCGCCGCGCCGCGGTCGAAGCGGCCGCACGCCTGGTGCGGGAGTCGGTGCCGGGAGCCGAGGGCTCCTGGGGAGTCGAGCTCACCCTCCTGCTCGAGGAGCGGCAGCGGCGCATCGACGCGGCCGGAGTCGTCGATCTGCCCACCCGGGTCTCGGCGTCCCGATTCAAGGACTTCGTGAGCGACCCGGCCGGGGTCGCGGCGTCTCTGCGCCGCCCGATGCCGGAGCGGCCGTACCGCGCAACGCGGCTCGGCACGCTCTTCCACGAATGGGTCGAGCAGCGCTACGGCATCCACGGCACCGCGGAGGAGCTCGATGCCCTCTCGGTCGAGCTCGACGTGGACGAATCGGTGCCGGGCGATCGGGTCGATCCCGACGGGCTCGCCACGCTCCGGCAGACTTTCGAGCGCTCGGAATTCGCGACGCTCACTCCTGAAGAGGTCGAGATCGAGATCCACCTGATCCTCGATGGCGAGGTGATCGTCTGCAAGCTCGACGCGGTCTATCGTGTCGACGGGCGCTATCGTGTGGTCGACTGGAAGACCGGAAAGGCCCCGCGGGATGCGGCGGACCTCGAGTCGAAGCAGCTGCAGCTCGCGCTCTACCGCCAGGCCTTCGCGGAGTGGAAGGGCATCGACCCTCTGCTGATCGACGCGGTGTTCTACTACGTGACAGAGGACCGCATCATCCGTCCCGAGCGCATCTACGACCGTGACGAGCTCGTGGCACTCTGGCGCACCGTCGCCCGCTGA